A single window of Oncorhynchus clarkii lewisi isolate Uvic-CL-2024 chromosome 10, UVic_Ocla_1.0, whole genome shotgun sequence DNA harbors:
- the LOC139419374 gene encoding nicotinamide N-methyltransferase-like yields MGECHQAKFDPKTYFNYCYQFAAVPGQKDNSRFVSFVLCQLSKTFSTGKYRGQRLIEVGTGPTIHTLISACEYYDELVVSDYVDSNRKEIEKWLKAEEGCLDWNAHLQYVCDLERKRTPAIISDTLRQRVKQVLKCDICLENPFHPVTVPPADCVLSSLCLEAACKDRESYRHSLSSMVDLLRSGGVLVLIGDLDETFYTVGEQRFDCVNLSEEFITETLSKLGLSVEEFTLQQAEDRDSNHKCDYAASFHLIAIKH; encoded by the exons ATGGGAGAGTGCCACCAGGCCAAGTTTGACCCAAAGACCTACTTCAACTACTGCTACCAGTTTGCTGCTGTCCCGGGCCAGAAAGACAACAGCCGCTTCGTCTCCTTCGTCCTCTGTCAGCTCAGCAAGACCTTCTCAACAG GGAAGTACAGGGGCCAGAGGCTGATAGAAGTGGGTACAGGGCCAACCATCCACACGCTGATCAGTGCCTGTGAGTACTATGATGAGCTCGTGGTGTCGGACTACGTGGACAGCAACAGGAAGGAGATTGAGAAGTGGCTGAAAGCCGAGGAGGGATGTTTAGACTGGAACGCTCACCTCCAGTATGTCTGTGATCTGGAGAGGAAAAG aACCCCAGCGATCATCTCAGACACTCTCCGTCAGAGGGTTAAACAGGTTCTAAAGTGCGACATCTGCCTGGAGAACCCGTTCCACCCTGTCACGGTTCCTCCGGCGGACTGTGTCCTCTCCTCGCTGTGCCTGGAAGCGGCGTGTAAGGACCGCGAGTCCTACCGCCACTCGCTGTCCTCCATGGTGGACCTACTGAGGTCTGGAGGGGTCCTGGTCCTGATCGGGGACCTGGATGAGACCTTCTACACGGTGGGAGAGCAGAGGTTCGACTGTGTCAACCTGAGCGAGGAGTTCATCACCGAGACGCTGTCGAAGCTGGGACTGTCTGTGGAGGAGTTCACTCTGCAGCAGGCTGAGGACCGGGACAGCAACCACAAGTGTGACTACGCCGCCTCCTTCCATCTCATCGCCATCAAACACTGA